The DNA sequence GACCCACCCGCGATTTTGGGTTTCTGATTTCCGGTTTTTAATTTCGGCCCGATACAACGTGCGTAAGGTCAAACGCCCCCTCTCCTCTCTTTTTTCTTCTCTTGCCCTGGCCATAGCCTGGGCGGCGTTCCGCACCAAATTGAGAATCACCTGTTGAATCTGCTGTCCATCACAAATAATTTCCGGCAGGTCGGTTGCCAGTTCTAAAATAATCTCAACGTGGCGAAAATCATACTTTTTCTTTAAGTCATAATCGGCGGCGGCCAGGGCCAGGGTTTGTTCTACCAGCCTGTTCAGGTGATGGGGCGCAGCCGCAGAAGAGGTTTTGCGGGAGAAGCTGAGAAGATCGGCCACAATTTTGGCCGCCCGTGCGCCGGTGTTGCGGATACCGTCCAGGTATTCCAGCAGGCCGCGTTCTTGCAGATAACGCGCCAGTCCCTCGGGGTCAACGCCATATTCTTGCAGCGATTCGCGGGTGCGAGGCCGGTTGGGATCAAAGGCCAGTTGCAACATCTGGGCGCTCTGGATCATGGCCCCCAGGGGATTGTTGATTTCGTGGGCCACGCCTGCGGCCAGGCCGCCCACACTGGCCATTTTGGCCGACTGTAACATTATCTCCTCCAGTTGCACCCGCTGGGTAACGTCGTCAATACGCAGCACCGCCCCTTCAATATCGTTGGCCTCAAGAGGAAAAACGCTCACGTCCCTATAGCTGGTTCCGGCTTCAGAGAGAAGTTGTTCCCGGTGCAGATGCGCCACGCGGCCTTGGTTGATGACTTGCTCAAAGATTTGGCGGTATTGTTCCAGTTCCGGGCATGTTTGCCAGAGTGATTGGCCCTGCATCTGGCCGGCCTTTTGTCCGGTCAGAATTTCGGCGGCCGGATTCCAGGTTAAAACTCGTCCGGCGGGGTCCAGGGTGATCAGGGCCGAGGGCATGGAGTCGGTGATATTTTGCAGCAGGTGCTGCAACCGCAAAATTTCAGCTTCGGCCTGTACGCGTTCGGTAATCTCCCGATCAATGCCGATGGTGAGCAGCCTATCCCCTCTTTTCACCTGAACCGCCGTATATTCAACTATATTTTCCCGGCCATCAGGCCGCAGCCAGGAGAAAGTTCCTTTAAAAGCCCCCCTTGTTTGCATCAAGTCTATAAAATCTCGCCGACTCAAGTCGAGGCCGTTGCCACTGGCCCGCTGCACCAATAGCGTATTGCCAATCTCCAAGAGTTCCTGTTTGCTGCGCCCGGCAATTTGGGCGTAACGGGCATTACAATCTATCAGGGCGCGGGTGTCGCTTTCTGGGAATTCTGCATGCACGCTGATGCCGTCAAAGGCATTGTCGAAGATCAGGCGTAACATCTCTTCAGATTCCCGCAGCGCTTTTTCGGCCTGCTTCTGGGCGGTTACGTCGCGAGTGACGCCAAAAATAAGATTCTGGTCTGGCAGAGGAAACGAGTTCCACGAAAACCAACGGTAAGAGCCATCTTTGCAGCGGTACCGATTTTCAAACGTGATGACCGCCTGACCGGCCGCCAGTTGTTCCCCGGTGGCAATGGTAGCTTGATGGTCTTCAGGATGGACAAAGTCAAGCCACGGTTTGCTCAATAGTTCTTCTTCTGTCCAGCCCAGGGTTTTTACCCAGGCCGGATTGACCTGTTTCAGAAAGCCGTCAAATCCGGCCACGCCTAACAGGTCTATGGATAGATTGAATAAACGGTCGCGTTCTGCTTCGGCCTGTTTGCGCGCGGTGATGTCTAAAAAGGTGGTTGCCATTTTTCCCGGCGCAGTCTGGAAGGCATACACTTCAAATATGCCGCTAATTTGCCGATCCTGGTAGGTGATTTGACGGGTGTGCCAGGTCTGACCCTCGGCGGCGGCCAGGCGATATTTTTCTGGGACTTCTGTTTCAGTAAGGTGGGGAAAGGCCTCTTCAATGGTTTTGCCGATAAATTGGCCGTTGTCCACGCCCAAAATTTTGTCGGCGGCCGGGTTGGCCCCGGTAAAAACCAGCCTGCCGTCAGGCTCTAATTGATACATGTGCATTCCCATGGGGATAGACTCGATGATGTGGCGAAATTTTTCCTCGCTCTCGCGCAGGTGTTCCTGGGTTTGGATGAGTTCATTGATTTCACGGGTCACGCCTACCAGGCCAATAATCTGGCCCGCCGTGTTCCGGATAGGGGCTTTGGTGGTCAAGGTCCAGTTGATTTGCCCATTTTCCAGGGGCCTGCTCTCGATCAGGGCCGTGATCGGCTGGCCGGTTTCTATAAGCTGCCGGTCTTCGGCCAGGGTTTTGCGGCCAAACTCTTCTCCAAATAGTTCTACATCCGTTTTACCGATGGCTTGACTCATATCGCCCAGGTTCAGGTCTTGCAACATTTTGCGGTTGACCCTGGTCAACCGGCATTTCCAGTCCTTAAAATAAATACTGTCGGGGATGTTATCCAGGAGGGCATCTAGCAGAGCCTTTTCACTCTGCAAGGCTTCTTCAATTTGCTTGCGCTCGGCAATCTCCTGCTGTAACTGCTGATTGGCCGTAGCCAGGGCTTGGGTTCGCTCGATAACTTTTTGTTCCAGTTGTTCGGTGAGTTCTCGCAACCGTAAATGGGTGCGAATCCGGGCCGATGCTTCTTCAACCTGGAGCGGTTTGGTGATATAATCAACGGCTCCTACCTGAAACCCTTTGAGCTTATACTCCTCCTCGGTCAGGCCGGTCATAAAAATCACCGGAATATCTTGCAGGTCCGGATTTTCTTTCAGTCGCCGGCATGTTTCAAAACCATCTATCCCCGGCATTAGAATGTCTAGCAGAATAAGATCAGGTCGGCCCAGCCTGGCCCGCTCAAGCCCATTTTCCCCGCTGCGGGCCATCAAAACTTTGCAGCCCATATCTTCCAGATAACGGGCGGTGCTTTTTAGACTGAGCGGATCATCTTCAATGATCAAGATGGTTTGTTCTTTAGCCTCATTGGCCGGATTTTCAGCGGTTACATTCATTCATCTACTCCTGACCTGCCCGGATTATCGGCGCGTTTTTGAGAAATGATAATATAGAATATTATACCGCATCTTTGCCCAATATAACACCATTTTATGGCATAACCCAGCAGGCTACTGCCTGATGAAATGTCAGTCGCTAAAATTTGACAAACGTTTTATCTTGAGTATATTTTCCTGGTCTTTATTACTTGAGCAAATATTTTTTAACGCTAACTATTTGTAGCTATAAATATATTCCCAAATTCCACTTTGTTTATGACCATCTCCATTTCCAGAGAAGAACGCATTCGCGCCATCAAAGACTCATTTCATTACCTCATGTGGGTGGCCCTGCGGCAACTCACGCATTTATTGCAACCCTTTGGCTTGACCTTTCCCCAATATATCACGCTGGCCTCCTTGGCCGCCCATCAGCAGGCTTGCCCTATGCGAGACTTGACCAACGTTACCTTTCAAGACCCGCCCACTATGACCGGCATTATTGACCGGCTGGTCAAAATGGAATTGGTGCAACGCAGCCGCAGCGAGGTAGACCGGCGAATAGTGCTGGTAGAAGCCACCCCGGCCGGGATGAACTTGGTCAAGCGCATCAACGCAGAAATGGTGCAAGACGCGCTCACGGGCTATGCCAGGCTGTCCGACGATGAACTGGCCATGCTTGAACAACTTTTTACCCACAAACTGCGGATGCACGTGGGCCGATACAAATCATTGGCCGCCGACGAATGGGACGCTGAAATTGAAAAATTGCGCCGGTTTGTCAGTGATCCTATTCATTATGCTAAATTAGAGGATGGAAAGAGTCCATAGTACTTTTTAGAGAGAAAAAGGTGATAATCACTTTTTGACTCTCACCTGATAGATTTTAAAACTTATGAGTACTTGTGTCGTATAAAAAATTAGATCTACCGGCCAAACCAAAATTTGAATCCACCAAACCTATAATTTTGGAGGGTATTGTTGATGAAAAGACTCCCTAAAAATCCCCTTTCAGTTATTTCTTTTATTTTGCTCTTAAGCGTGAGCCTGTTTACGGCGGCGTGCAGTTCAACCTCTAGCGCGGCCCAGGCCGTTGCGCCAACGCCTACCCCGGAGCAAATTACCCCGGTTGAAGTGTCTACCGCCGAAACCGGCGATATTGCTTTGGTTTTCTCTTACACCGGCAACCTGGCGGCCAAGGATGAAGTCAAAATTATGCCCGGCGCGTCTGGCCGCGTTGAAACTGTGTTGGTGGAAGTAGGCGACCAGGTGCAGTCTGGCGCCCCCCTGGTGACGCTGGAAAGAGACCTGTATGTTATTCAACTTAGGCAAGCCCAGGCCGCCCTGACCACGGCCAAGTTACAACTGGCCAAAATGAAAATGGGCGCGCGCCCCGAAGAGATTGCCGTAGCCGAAGCAGCCTTACAATTGGCCCGCGCCGCCTTAGACGATGTGGCCACCATCAGCGACAACGAGCGCACCACCGCGGCGGCTAACCTGGCCAGCGCCCAGGCGGCGCTGCGTTTGGCGCAGGCTGAGTACGATAAGATTGCCTGGGCCGGTAATGTGGGTATGATGCCGCAAGCGTTGGCCCTGGAACAGGCCACCGTGGCCTATGAAACTGCCCTGGCCGCTTACAACCTGCAAACAACCCCCGGCGACGCCCAACTGGCCCCGCTCATGGCCCAGGTGGTGCAGGCAGAACTGGCCGTTACGCTGGCCAAACAACCCTTCCGCGACATAGATTTTGAAATTGCCGGGGTGGGGATTGAGCAGGCTGAAGCCGCCGTAGAACTGGCCAATCTCCAGTTAGACGAAACCACCATTGAAGCGCCTTTTGCCGGCATCATTGCCGAACTGTACATCACCGAGGGAAGTTCCATTGGCCCGCAGGCCCCGGTGGCCCTGGAAGTGTCCAATGAGGTAGAGCTGGCCGTAGGCGTAGAAGAATCGCGTATTGCTCAGGTAGCCCAAGGCCAGAGCGCGGCCTTGCAAGTGGCTGCCTATCCCGGCCAGAATTTTCCGGCGGTGGTCAGCAGCATTGCCCCGGTGGCCGATAAAAATAGCCATACCTTTGAGGTCAAAATAACTCCCCTGGATGAAGAGGGACGGCTCCGTAGCGGCATGTTTGCCAATCTTTCCATTCTGATTGACGAAAGGCAAAACACCCTGCTGGTGCCGCTGGATGCCGTTACCGAGGTAAACGGCCAGGATGCGGTGTATGTGATTAAGGGAAACGTGGCTGAATTACGTCCCGTTACCCTCGGCCTGACCAGCGACGGCTACGTGGAAATCCTCTCCGGCCTGGCAGCAGGCGAAACCGTGGTCACCGCCGGACAGTCCAATTTAACCGATGGAGCCAAAGTTGAAACGGTAAACAGGTTATAGGAAATGTAGGAATTAGAAATTAGAAGGTTAATCTTATTTCTTATTTCTCATTTTTCACTTCTCACTTCTTACTTCTCATTTATCACGCCAAAGGACAAAACTTATGGGACTAACAAGATTATCTCTGCGTAGGCCCTTAACGATGCTCATGATCATCCTGGCCCTGGTGGTGATGGGCTATCGCGCTTATACGTTTCTTCAGCTCGACCTGATGCCGGATGTTGACTTTCCGGTGGTCACGGTGGTCACGGTTTTCCCCGGCGCTTCGCCGGAGGATATTGAAGAATTGGTGGTTAAGCCCATTGAAGATGCCGTAGCCACTATCTCCGGCATAGACGAACTTACCTCCCAATCAAGCGAGGGGGTAGGGCTGGTCATCATCCAGTTCACCGAAGATACCGACGGGGATCAGGCCGCCATTGACGTGGAACGCCAGATAGCCAGCGTGCAATTACCCGCCGAAGCCGAAGACCCCAGTGTGGTTAAAGCGGATATTAACGCTTTTCCCATTCTGGTAATGTCGTTGAACGGGCCGCAGAGTCAGAGCGCGCTCTATGAAATGGCGGAGCAAGATTTAAAGCCGCGGTTTCAGGCCGTCCCGGGCGTGGCTTCAATCAGCATCGGCGGCGGCCGCGAGCGTGAGGTGCAAGTTTATGTTGATTCCGCCAAATTGGCGGCCTATAATCTACCCTTGAGTGTAGTGCAACAGGCCCTGGCCGCCAATAACATCACCTTCCCCGCCGGATCGCTGGAAGCGGGGCGGTGGAAAACCACCGTCCGTTCCGTGGGCGAGTTTACCAGCCTGGCAGAAATTGAAAATATTGTGGTTATGGACCAGAGCAGATCATCCGGGCAGGGTGGTTCGGGCGGCGGCTCGTCGTTGGGCGTGGGCAAAGTTTACCTGCGTGATATTGCTACAGTGAAAACCGGCCTGAAAGACCAAGATAACATCTTGCGCTACAATGGCCTTGATGCGGTGAGCATCAGCGCCATCAAATCCAGCGATGCCAATACGGTAGAGGTTGCCGATAATTTACGTAAAGTGGTTGAAGAAGTCAATCAGGATTTGCCGGCCGGGGCGCAACTGCTGGTGGTCAACGACAATTCCGAATTCATCCGGGAAGCCGTAAATGCCGTGATTGAAGACTTGATCCTGGCCGTCTTGATTACGGGCCTGGTGATGCTGGTTTTTTTGCACACTATCCGCAGCACCTTTATTGTGCTGCTGGCCATTCCTACTTCTATTATCAGCACCTTTCTGGTGATGTGGGCCTTGGGTTTTAGCCTGAACCAGTTGACCCTGCTGGCTTTAACTCTGGTGATCGGTATTCTGGTGGACGACTCCATTGTGGTGATTGAAAACATTGACCGCCACCTGACCGAATTCAAGAAACCGCGCAAGCAGGCCGCCCTGGACGGTCGCCGCGAAATTGGTTTTGCCGCCATTACTATTACCCTGGTAGACGTGGTAGTTTACCTGCCGGTCGCCTTTATGTCGGGCATTGTGGGGCAATTTTTCTTCTCTTACGGAATTACAATTGCGGCGGCGGCCCTGTTTTCTCTGTTTATCGCCTTTACCCTGACCCCCATGTTAGCCGGATTTTTGCTAAAGGACGAAAGCCAACCCGGCCCACCGCCGACAGGATTGCGTAAAGTTTTTAGCCTTATTTTCAGCCCGGTGGCCTGGATTTGGCATGGGTTTATTTACCTCTGGGAAAAAGGCTTTAATTTGTTGGCCGACTTCTACGCCCTGACGCTTCGTTTCTTCTTGTGGAACCCGCTTACGCAGTTGTTGGCTGTAGCCATCGCCGTTGCGGCCCTGGTGGGCGGCGTTTATTTGGTGTTTGGCGGTTATGTGGGCGCGGAGTTCTTTCCCCAACAGGATGACGGCCAGCTGCAAATAAATATTGAAATGCCGCCGGGCACTACCCTGGCCGCCACCGACCAGGTGGCCCGGCAGGTAGAGAACATGGTTTTAAGCGAAGTGCCTGAAACGTCTTCTGTTCTCACCAGGGTAGGCGGCGGCGGCGGCGGCGGTTTTACGGGCGGGTCCAGAGCCTCCAACCAGGCCGCGGTCAGCCTCAAACTGGTTGACCTGACGTTGCGCGACCGCAGCACCACCAACGTGGTGGACCAACTCCGGCCGTTGCTCAATAAAATTCCCGAAGCCATTGTATCCGTATCTCTCACCTCAATGATGGGTGGGGGAGGCGGCGACAGCGCCATTGAAGTGCGCCTTTTTGGCGATGATCCGGCCAAATTGATTGAATTGGCCGACCAGGTGGAAGCGGTAATGAAAACCGTTCCCGGCGCCGTTGATGTGAAAAATACCGATGCCGCCCGCACGCCGGAAAACCGGCTGGAAGTTGACCGCGATATGGCCCAGAGTTTGGGCCTCTCGCCGGCCCAGGTGGCCGGCGCCCTGCGGACGGCCCTGAGCGGCAGCCAGGTGGGCAAATACAAACCCGCGGGGGATACCGAAATAGACCTGACTATGCGCCTGGATGAATCTGGCCGGGCCAATCTTGACCAACTCCTGCAAATACCCCTGAGTTACGCAAACGGACAGCCTATTGTTCTTGACCGGGTGGTAAATGTGGAAAATAGTTTGGCCCCGGCCCGGATTACCCGCGCCAATCGCCAGCGAGTTTTAACGGTTGGCAGCGGGGTAGGGGGTGGATACGCCTCTGGTGATGTGACCAATAATATTGAGGCGGCCATTAACCAACAGGTTCAATTTCCGGTAGGTTATGGCTTTAAGTTTGTGGGCATGTCCGAAATTCAACGCGAGTCATTTTCCGATTTGTATTCCGCCATTGCCCTGGCCATTGTTCTGGTTTATATGCTCCTGGTGGCCCTTTACCAGAGTTGGTTGCAGCCGCTGGCCATTATGTTTTCTCTGCCGGTCACGTTGGTAGGGGCCATTGGCGGGTTGTGGCTCACCGGCAACACGCTCAACATCTTGTCGTTGTTGGGCATTGTGTTGCTCACCGGCGTGGTTACCAAAAACGCCATTCTGGTGGTTGACTTTACCAACTTGCTGCGCGAGGAGCAAGGTTTGGAACGCCGGGTAGCCCTGGTTCAGGCCGGGCGGATGCGGCTCCGGGCCGTGTTGATGACCACCCTGACCCTGGTTTTTGCCCTGATGCCGCTTTTACTGGGCGCAGGCGCCGGGGCAGAAATCCGGGCCCCGCTGGCCGCAGTGGTGATTGGCGGTTCTATTTCTTCCACTTTATTAACCCTGATCCTGGTGCCGGTGGTTTACAATTTCTTTGACTGGGGCGGGGGGCTGGTCAGCCGGGCCTTCAGAGCCATCTTTGGGTTGGGAGAGCCGGGCGAAGAGCCGCCCCTGATTGTTGATCGGCCGCCCAAACCCGCGCCCAAATCGCGCCCGTCACCGCAGCCCGGTTCGGCGATGACCCTTAAGTCCCCGGAAACCGATCCTGATGCAGCGTAGTGCTGAAGGCCCAAGAGCGTTAAAACTTTCAGGGCCTTGGTCCGGCAAAATCAATAAGGAACAATTTATGATGAACCAAAAACAAATCTGGATTTTACCGATCCTGCTCATCCTGACCACCGTGTTAGTTGGCTGTGGCGTGGGCCTGGCCGAGGAAAAAGAAGTTGCCCTGCCGATTAACTTGGACGAGTGGCCTACCTCCGTGCCCACTGCCGTGGCAGTTTCACCCACTCCCTTTCCCAAATTTACCCTGGATCCAACGGCCACGCCTACCCCGCCTCCTGCCGCCACCCCTACCCCTGCGCCTGTTACCACCTCCGTAGTGGTAGAAGATACAACTACGGCCAGTGGCGATATGAACGAAGTGTTGATGCAGCAGGTTTCCTCGCTGCTCACCAAAGATTTTGCGCCCGTGGCCGTGGCTTTAACCAACGTTGACGGCGCCACCATCCGCCAGGGACCGGGAACGTCGTATCCTGCGGTCAGCACCCTGGAACGAAGCAGTTTGGTAGGCGTGTTGGGCCAAAACCCCGCCGGAGATTGGCTGTACGTGATTGACGTTGCTCTGAATTACGGTTGGCTACCTACCGAAGTTTTACGCATCACCGGCTCTGTGGAAGGCGCGCCGGTTTTGCCGCCGGACCCGGTGGCAGCGCTCATTGCCCGGGCAATCTCGGCGTCGAGTGGTTCAGCCGAGACCGCCCCGGCCGGCAATAGCGCCACCAACCTCCGGCCTTTGCTTGTGGCCGACTTGCCGCCTGCAACCACCGC is a window from the Anaerolineae bacterium genome containing:
- a CDS encoding PAS domain S-box protein, producing the protein MNVTAENPANEAKEQTILIIEDDPLSLKSTARYLEDMGCKVLMARSGENGLERARLGRPDLILLDILMPGIDGFETCRRLKENPDLQDIPVIFMTGLTEEEYKLKGFQVGAVDYITKPLQVEEASARIRTHLRLRELTEQLEQKVIERTQALATANQQLQQEIAERKQIEEALQSEKALLDALLDNIPDSIYFKDWKCRLTRVNRKMLQDLNLGDMSQAIGKTDVELFGEEFGRKTLAEDRQLIETGQPITALIESRPLENGQINWTLTTKAPIRNTAGQIIGLVGVTREINELIQTQEHLRESEEKFRHIIESIPMGMHMYQLEPDGRLVFTGANPAADKILGVDNGQFIGKTIEEAFPHLTETEVPEKYRLAAAEGQTWHTRQITYQDRQISGIFEVYAFQTAPGKMATTFLDITARKQAEAERDRLFNLSIDLLGVAGFDGFLKQVNPAWVKTLGWTEEELLSKPWLDFVHPEDHQATIATGEQLAAGQAVITFENRYRCKDGSYRWFSWNSFPLPDQNLIFGVTRDVTAQKQAEKALRESEEMLRLIFDNAFDGISVHAEFPESDTRALIDCNARYAQIAGRSKQELLEIGNTLLVQRASGNGLDLSRRDFIDLMQTRGAFKGTFSWLRPDGRENIVEYTAVQVKRGDRLLTIGIDREITERVQAEAEILRLQHLLQNITDSMPSALITLDPAGRVLTWNPAAEILTGQKAGQMQGQSLWQTCPELEQYRQIFEQVINQGRVAHLHREQLLSEAGTSYRDVSVFPLEANDIEGAVLRIDDVTQRVQLEEIMLQSAKMASVGGLAAGVAHEINNPLGAMIQSAQMLQLAFDPNRPRTRESLQEYGVDPEGLARYLQERGLLEYLDGIRNTGARAAKIVADLLSFSRKTSSAAAPHHLNRLVEQTLALAAADYDLKKKYDFRHVEIILELATDLPEIICDGQQIQQVILNLVRNAAQAMARAREEKREERGRLTLRTLYRAEIKNRKSETQNRGWVRLEIEDNGPGIPEEMQERLFEPFFTTKEVGEGTGLGLWLCWTIVVERHQGQLFIEPATEGGTRFVVELPISG
- a CDS encoding MarR family transcriptional regulator; the encoded protein is MTISISREERIRAIKDSFHYLMWVALRQLTHLLQPFGLTFPQYITLASLAAHQQACPMRDLTNVTFQDPPTMTGIIDRLVKMELVQRSRSEVDRRIVLVEATPAGMNLVKRINAEMVQDALTGYARLSDDELAMLEQLFTHKLRMHVGRYKSLAADEWDAEIEKLRRFVSDPIHYAKLEDGKSP
- a CDS encoding efflux RND transporter periplasmic adaptor subunit, with the translated sequence MKRLPKNPLSVISFILLLSVSLFTAACSSTSSAAQAVAPTPTPEQITPVEVSTAETGDIALVFSYTGNLAAKDEVKIMPGASGRVETVLVEVGDQVQSGAPLVTLERDLYVIQLRQAQAALTTAKLQLAKMKMGARPEEIAVAEAALQLARAALDDVATISDNERTTAAANLASAQAALRLAQAEYDKIAWAGNVGMMPQALALEQATVAYETALAAYNLQTTPGDAQLAPLMAQVVQAELAVTLAKQPFRDIDFEIAGVGIEQAEAAVELANLQLDETTIEAPFAGIIAELYITEGSSIGPQAPVALEVSNEVELAVGVEESRIAQVAQGQSAALQVAAYPGQNFPAVVSSIAPVADKNSHTFEVKITPLDEEGRLRSGMFANLSILIDERQNTLLVPLDAVTEVNGQDAVYVIKGNVAELRPVTLGLTSDGYVEILSGLAAGETVVTAGQSNLTDGAKVETVNRL
- a CDS encoding efflux RND transporter permease subunit, whose product is MLMIILALVVMGYRAYTFLQLDLMPDVDFPVVTVVTVFPGASPEDIEELVVKPIEDAVATISGIDELTSQSSEGVGLVIIQFTEDTDGDQAAIDVERQIASVQLPAEAEDPSVVKADINAFPILVMSLNGPQSQSALYEMAEQDLKPRFQAVPGVASISIGGGREREVQVYVDSAKLAAYNLPLSVVQQALAANNITFPAGSLEAGRWKTTVRSVGEFTSLAEIENIVVMDQSRSSGQGGSGGGSSLGVGKVYLRDIATVKTGLKDQDNILRYNGLDAVSISAIKSSDANTVEVADNLRKVVEEVNQDLPAGAQLLVVNDNSEFIREAVNAVIEDLILAVLITGLVMLVFLHTIRSTFIVLLAIPTSIISTFLVMWALGFSLNQLTLLALTLVIGILVDDSIVVIENIDRHLTEFKKPRKQAALDGRREIGFAAITITLVDVVVYLPVAFMSGIVGQFFFSYGITIAAAALFSLFIAFTLTPMLAGFLLKDESQPGPPPTGLRKVFSLIFSPVAWIWHGFIYLWEKGFNLLADFYALTLRFFLWNPLTQLLAVAIAVAALVGGVYLVFGGYVGAEFFPQQDDGQLQINIEMPPGTTLAATDQVARQVENMVLSEVPETSSVLTRVGGGGGGGFTGGSRASNQAAVSLKLVDLTLRDRSTTNVVDQLRPLLNKIPEAIVSVSLTSMMGGGGGDSAIEVRLFGDDPAKLIELADQVEAVMKTVPGAVDVKNTDAARTPENRLEVDRDMAQSLGLSPAQVAGALRTALSGSQVGKYKPAGDTEIDLTMRLDESGRANLDQLLQIPLSYANGQPIVLDRVVNVENSLAPARITRANRQRVLTVGSGVGGGYASGDVTNNIEAAINQQVQFPVGYGFKFVGMSEIQRESFSDLYSAIALAIVLVYMLLVALYQSWLQPLAIMFSLPVTLVGAIGGLWLTGNTLNILSLLGIVLLTGVVTKNAILVVDFTNLLREEQGLERRVALVQAGRMRLRAVLMTTLTLVFALMPLLLGAGAGAEIRAPLAAVVIGGSISSTLLTLILVPVVYNFFDWGGGLVSRAFRAIFGLGEPGEEPPLIVDRPPKPAPKSRPSPQPGSAMTLKSPETDPDAA